In Bythopirellula goksoeyrii, a single window of DNA contains:
- a CDS encoding alpha-L-rhamnosidase, whose translation MTTTASSAMDDTTRIEHLRCEYLKNPLGIDELRPRLSWIMQSGRRGARQTAWRVQVASALDKLTAGQAGLWDSGRIESNQSCQIEYEGAPLQSRMVCHWQVTTWDERNDSTTSQPALWTMGLLDSSDWQARWITHDPEIIQRDPEAMLGTETQPGTPAIFRKTVDVPSSILRATLYATARGILDLSLNGASVTHDRFLPEWTDYNKRLQYRTFDVTSLIRPGTNAMGATLGDGWWSGYIGWQETRGQYGTLENSLLLQLEVELENGHTLTFGSDGTWKCNSGPILFSDFMMGESYDARREQEGWDRSDFDDAIWLPALEADPPTIHIPKFGFSNNVQAETSEPLPLVAQRNEPVRVVERLTPISVEQVEPNTFIYDLGQNIAGWVDISVSGTEGTRVQLRYGERLNPDGTLYTENLRRAKATDVYVLKGEAEENWQPRFTFHGFQYLEISGLSSPLPLECVRGCVVMSSMESAGEFECSHPLVNRLWKNALWGQKGNFLSVPTDCPQRDERLGWMGDAQVFLRTAAYNMDVAAFFTKWMTDVIDSQDSDGIFPDVAPRLREGDNFVGLDGLGGGAGWADAGIIIPWTLWRVYGDRRIVERHWDAMVSWLDWLEKTNPQGIRCNHLGNNYGDWLCIPSDTSFRTQSEMKTLLATSFWADGAAKMAQLARMLGRTEEVERFEAMHEIVRKAFQDKWLEDDGRLAVDTQTAYLLALEFNLIPENLLERAAAHLVENIDQLDCHLSTGFIGIRFLNPVLTNLGYSDVAYRLLCNEDYPSWLYPVLHGATTIWERWNGWTEEDGFFDPQMNSFNHYSLGSVGEWLYRHVAGIELDPDGVGFQQILIKPHLGGNLQYAKASYNSIHGTIHSHWERQGAKLELCVTIPANTKAHVFLPCEANTITLENGASIDACPHLRYSHREGEFTVIVADSGTYHITGQCPNT comes from the coding sequence ATGACAACGACTGCAAGTTCTGCCATGGATGATACTACGAGAATCGAACATCTTCGCTGCGAGTATTTGAAGAATCCTTTGGGGATTGACGAACTCCGCCCTCGATTAAGTTGGATCATGCAAAGCGGTCGACGTGGAGCGCGCCAAACCGCCTGGAGAGTTCAAGTTGCCAGTGCTTTGGATAAGTTGACTGCCGGGCAAGCTGGCTTGTGGGACAGCGGTCGAATTGAAAGCAATCAGTCTTGCCAAATTGAATATGAGGGAGCACCCCTTCAATCGCGAATGGTGTGCCACTGGCAAGTAACTACATGGGACGAGCGAAACGACAGCACGACAAGCCAACCCGCTCTCTGGACAATGGGGCTCTTGGATTCCAGCGACTGGCAAGCACGTTGGATCACGCACGATCCTGAAATAATTCAGCGTGATCCCGAGGCGATGCTTGGAACGGAAACCCAGCCTGGCACACCGGCAATCTTCCGTAAGACGGTTGACGTGCCATCGTCGATTCTTCGCGCTACATTATATGCCACGGCGCGCGGCATACTCGATCTGAGCCTCAACGGTGCCAGTGTCACTCACGATCGCTTCCTACCCGAGTGGACCGACTACAACAAACGCCTGCAGTACCGCACATTTGATGTCACTAGCCTGATCAGGCCGGGTACGAATGCTATGGGCGCTACCTTGGGCGATGGCTGGTGGAGCGGATACATCGGTTGGCAGGAAACTCGCGGCCAATATGGCACCTTAGAAAACAGTCTTCTGTTGCAACTTGAAGTTGAACTCGAGAATGGTCACACTTTGACCTTCGGCAGCGATGGCACATGGAAGTGCAACTCAGGGCCGATACTTTTTAGTGATTTCATGATGGGAGAATCTTACGATGCCCGTCGAGAGCAAGAGGGTTGGGATAGGTCAGACTTTGACGATGCCATCTGGTTGCCAGCGCTGGAAGCAGATCCTCCGACGATACATATTCCCAAGTTTGGATTTTCGAACAATGTGCAGGCAGAGACATCTGAGCCATTGCCGCTAGTTGCTCAGCGTAACGAACCGGTGCGTGTAGTCGAACGGCTCACCCCCATATCAGTCGAGCAGGTCGAGCCAAATACGTTCATCTACGATCTCGGCCAGAACATTGCCGGCTGGGTCGATATCTCGGTATCGGGTACAGAGGGCACACGTGTTCAGCTTCGATACGGTGAGCGATTGAACCCGGATGGAACGCTCTATACTGAGAACTTGCGTCGAGCCAAGGCAACCGATGTTTATGTTCTCAAGGGCGAAGCGGAAGAGAACTGGCAGCCGCGATTCACTTTCCATGGGTTTCAGTACTTAGAAATTTCTGGCCTTAGCTCACCCCTTCCGCTTGAGTGCGTTCGTGGTTGCGTTGTCATGTCTTCCATGGAGTCCGCAGGGGAATTCGAATGCTCCCACCCCCTCGTGAATCGACTTTGGAAGAATGCCCTATGGGGTCAAAAAGGTAACTTTCTCAGCGTTCCCACAGATTGTCCTCAGCGCGACGAACGCCTGGGTTGGATGGGGGATGCCCAGGTCTTTCTGCGGACCGCTGCCTACAACATGGATGTCGCCGCGTTCTTCACGAAATGGATGACAGATGTTATCGATTCGCAGGACTCCGACGGTATCTTCCCGGATGTAGCACCTCGGCTGCGTGAAGGAGACAACTTCGTAGGGCTCGATGGCTTGGGCGGTGGCGCGGGGTGGGCTGATGCAGGGATCATCATTCCTTGGACCCTTTGGCGTGTCTACGGAGACCGGCGAATCGTCGAGCGTCATTGGGACGCGATGGTAAGCTGGCTCGACTGGCTCGAAAAAACCAATCCCCAGGGAATTCGCTGCAACCACCTTGGCAACAACTACGGGGATTGGCTCTGTATTCCATCGGACACCAGCTTCCGTACGCAATCAGAAATGAAGACCTTGCTCGCCACCTCCTTCTGGGCCGATGGTGCCGCCAAAATGGCTCAATTGGCACGGATGCTCGGCAGAACAGAGGAGGTCGAGCGTTTTGAAGCGATGCACGAAATAGTTCGCAAGGCGTTTCAAGACAAATGGCTCGAGGACGATGGTCGTCTTGCGGTCGATACCCAGACGGCTTATCTGTTAGCTTTGGAATTCAATCTAATTCCCGAAAACTTGCTAGAAAGAGCAGCAGCTCATCTAGTTGAAAATATTGACCAGCTAGATTGCCATCTGAGTACCGGCTTTATTGGAATACGATTTCTGAATCCTGTTCTGACGAACCTGGGATATTCCGACGTGGCTTATCGTCTACTGTGCAATGAAGATTACCCTTCCTGGCTCTACCCTGTGCTCCATGGTGCGACAACCATTTGGGAACGTTGGAACGGATGGACAGAAGAAGATGGATTCTTTGATCCACAGATGAACTCATTCAACCACTATTCGCTCGGCAGCGTTGGTGAATGGCTCTATCGTCACGTTGCAGGAATCGAATTGGATCCCGATGGCGTGGGCTTCCAACAAATTCTGATCAAGCCACATCTGGGGGGCAACCTTCAGTACGCCAAAGCAAGCTATAATTCCATCCATGGAACCATCCATAGTCACTGGGAGCGACAAGGAGCAAAGTTAGAACTGTGCGTAACGATTCCAGCAAACACAAAGGCTCACGTTTTCCTGCCTTGTGAAGCCAATACCATTACGCTGGAAAACGGCGCGTCCATTGATGCATGTCCTCACTTGCGCTATTCTCATCGTGAAGGAGAATTCACCGTCATCGTAGCGGACTCTGGAACTTATCATATTACCGGGCAATGCCCCAACACTTGA
- a CDS encoding purine-cytosine permease family protein: MDSTNSQTLIERLDALYEYDREPVKEDKLYGWSTFIAMFASEHIAGTEFVLGTLLVLHGVTAYDVFVGLALGNVLAVLSWALMCAPIAVKERLTVYWQIRKIAGPYLTVLYSGLFALILCLLAGSMVNVSTTAVSLTLGISSPNFAAGDTFPSLPWIMVAIGVGTVIAVLAVLGFERLTHFAKVVAPWMPFVFLAGAIASLPSLGVSNLSQFWDVANEKIWTGVAHEGHMQYGFWSCVGLAWLCNITQHMGMGDVTIFRYAKKWQMGFCSAFGMFLGHYMAWICSGVLCAAFVQSELAAGINDPNPTPANIAMLGAGYAGIVCVLLAGWTTANPTLYRAGLAFQVATPNWRRWVVTLIAGVVMIITACIPAVLHYLDRIVAYYGLFFMPLGAFIFIDFWLFPRLGLVRNYAEREGLLASWPAAVGWFGSFAICFMLYAKDNYESFAWINDRLPATLAKYHADLFSQVLPAWVIAVTLYTVCSMVQQRTSGVDFSQEVPQ, translated from the coding sequence ATGGACTCCACCAATTCGCAAACGCTAATCGAGCGACTCGACGCCCTTTATGAGTACGACCGTGAACCGGTCAAAGAGGACAAGCTTTATGGCTGGAGTACCTTCATCGCGATGTTTGCCAGTGAGCATATCGCCGGAACCGAATTTGTGCTGGGAACGCTCTTAGTTCTGCATGGAGTGACCGCTTACGACGTGTTCGTGGGACTCGCCTTGGGCAATGTGCTGGCGGTACTAAGCTGGGCTCTGATGTGTGCTCCGATCGCCGTAAAAGAACGACTCACGGTCTATTGGCAGATCCGCAAGATCGCCGGACCTTATCTGACGGTCCTTTATTCAGGCTTGTTTGCGTTAATCCTGTGCCTGCTGGCTGGCTCAATGGTCAATGTTTCGACTACCGCAGTTTCGTTGACGCTAGGCATTTCAAGTCCCAATTTCGCCGCAGGTGACACCTTCCCAAGTCTGCCATGGATAATGGTCGCGATAGGCGTCGGAACCGTCATCGCCGTGTTGGCAGTCTTGGGATTCGAGCGACTGACCCACTTTGCCAAGGTTGTTGCGCCCTGGATGCCTTTTGTGTTCCTGGCAGGCGCGATCGCATCCCTTCCTTCACTTGGTGTGTCGAATCTGAGTCAGTTTTGGGATGTGGCCAACGAAAAGATTTGGACCGGTGTCGCACATGAAGGACATATGCAATACGGATTCTGGTCGTGTGTCGGTCTGGCATGGCTTTGCAATATCACCCAGCATATGGGGATGGGAGACGTTACGATCTTTCGCTATGCCAAGAAATGGCAGATGGGCTTTTGTTCGGCATTCGGCATGTTCTTGGGTCATTACATGGCCTGGATTTGTTCAGGCGTTCTGTGTGCGGCTTTTGTGCAATCAGAACTAGCCGCCGGTATAAACGATCCCAATCCGACACCGGCGAATATCGCCATGCTTGGTGCCGGCTACGCTGGGATTGTTTGTGTACTGCTGGCCGGGTGGACCACAGCCAATCCCACGCTCTATCGAGCAGGTCTCGCGTTTCAGGTAGCAACCCCTAACTGGCGACGGTGGGTCGTCACGCTGATAGCAGGTGTGGTGATGATCATCACTGCTTGTATCCCTGCGGTGCTCCACTATCTCGATCGCATCGTGGCCTACTACGGTCTGTTCTTCATGCCATTGGGGGCGTTTATCTTCATCGACTTTTGGCTCTTTCCCCGCCTGGGTCTTGTGCGCAACTATGCCGAGCGAGAGGGGCTATTGGCTAGCTGGCCCGCTGCGGTGGGTTGGTTTGGATCCTTTGCAATTTGCTTTATGCTTTACGCCAAAGACAATTACGAAAGTTTTGCCTGGATCAACGATCGCCTGCCAGCGACGTTGGCAAAATACCATGCCGATTTGTTCTCGCAGGTCCTTCCTGCGTGGGTGATTGCTGTAACTCTCTATACGGTTTGTAGCATGGTACAGCAGCGAACTTCCGGTGTTGATTTTTCCCAGGAGGTGCCCCAATGA
- a CDS encoding DUF5060 domain-containing protein has product MSYPRKACHHFLFLAAAMLLSFSALSTVAATDEVGLYRIFETSIENDKAYENKFNDAELRCKYTAPSSREVEFAGFFDGDGEGGGDAKTGNVWKLRFLPDELGEWQYSWSWSDGTSGGSGTFTCVAEGAGKGILRPYKENPQWFAYNGTEPVWIKSYYETGHGSIAQPFEWITANVYQPMLDRGYNHLQVNWLLSLCCFGQYYLDGPAPSTEDLALYEEGRASSTMRLDVWKMMERHLGWLNERNVGVHMFLGFEGRKNEGASWEKLSEEEKDFYVRYVVARVAPFANVAGWNFVWEDPGHRESHELGLARLLEKYDVFNHLRTYQDEHPRDNEYERPEYTFAAIENHFIAAPEKPLDRLYRKTPWTHHQACLVGYVPGKPVFMSEGNALWRRYWHERTGATQDDLRQAAWGCATAGSSFCWNGHAKEYELAVRGPEGIPFHGEDNPFTVSAKYIDILSKVMADEVAFFRMSPQDHLLTHHDPFRVWCLAETGKQYLVFSCAGEPFWLHVTEGNYGDNVWVDAKTGEQRPFPTLKATAKELSSEDPDERRIGTKAVKITPPDRETDWVLILRNGG; this is encoded by the coding sequence ATGTCTTATCCTAGAAAAGCCTGTCACCACTTCTTGTTTCTTGCCGCAGCAATGCTCCTCAGTTTTAGTGCATTGAGTACTGTTGCTGCAACAGATGAGGTAGGACTTTATCGAATATTTGAAACTTCGATTGAAAACGACAAAGCCTACGAGAACAAATTCAACGACGCGGAACTTCGTTGCAAGTACACCGCCCCTTCCTCGCGCGAGGTGGAGTTTGCGGGCTTCTTCGACGGCGATGGCGAAGGGGGCGGCGATGCCAAAACTGGCAATGTATGGAAACTTCGCTTCTTGCCTGACGAGTTGGGCGAGTGGCAATACAGTTGGTCCTGGAGCGACGGCACCTCCGGCGGTTCGGGAACATTTACCTGTGTCGCTGAAGGAGCAGGCAAGGGCATTCTGCGACCCTACAAAGAGAATCCCCAATGGTTTGCGTACAACGGCACCGAGCCGGTTTGGATCAAATCCTACTACGAAACGGGGCATGGCTCGATCGCTCAGCCTTTCGAGTGGATTACCGCCAATGTTTATCAGCCCATGCTTGATCGTGGCTACAACCATTTGCAAGTGAATTGGCTGCTCTCGCTCTGTTGCTTTGGCCAGTACTATCTCGATGGTCCAGCGCCCTCGACCGAAGACTTGGCGCTCTACGAAGAGGGCAGGGCGTCTAGCACGATGCGACTTGATGTGTGGAAAATGATGGAGCGCCACCTTGGGTGGCTCAACGAGCGAAATGTTGGCGTGCATATGTTTCTCGGCTTTGAAGGTCGTAAGAATGAAGGAGCGAGTTGGGAAAAGCTCAGTGAAGAGGAAAAGGATTTCTATGTCCGCTATGTGGTAGCCCGGGTTGCCCCCTTCGCGAATGTCGCGGGCTGGAATTTTGTTTGGGAAGATCCAGGGCATCGCGAAAGCCATGAACTGGGGCTTGCACGCCTTTTGGAAAAGTACGACGTATTCAATCACTTGCGCACCTATCAAGATGAGCACCCGCGTGACAATGAATACGAACGTCCCGAGTACACGTTCGCGGCGATTGAAAACCATTTCATTGCCGCTCCCGAAAAGCCACTCGATCGACTCTATCGCAAAACACCTTGGACGCACCATCAAGCCTGCCTGGTGGGCTACGTCCCTGGAAAGCCCGTGTTCATGTCCGAGGGCAATGCCCTTTGGCGCCGCTACTGGCATGAACGAACCGGAGCGACGCAGGACGACCTGCGCCAAGCCGCCTGGGGATGTGCCACCGCAGGGTCATCCTTCTGCTGGAATGGCCATGCCAAGGAATATGAGCTTGCTGTTCGCGGTCCCGAGGGCATTCCTTTCCACGGAGAGGACAATCCTTTTACCGTGTCTGCGAAATATATTGATATTCTCAGCAAAGTCATGGCCGATGAAGTTGCCTTTTTCCGTATGAGTCCCCAGGATCATCTGTTGACTCATCATGATCCATTCAGGGTCTGGTGTTTGGCGGAAACTGGTAAGCAATATCTCGTGTTTTCTTGTGCTGGTGAACCATTTTGGCTGCATGTCACTGAGGGCAACTATGGGGACAATGTTTGGGTTGATGCCAAGACCGGCGAACAGCGTCCTTTTCCAACCTTGAAGGCAACCGCGAAGGAACTCTCCTCTGAAGACCCGGACGAACGTCGCATAGGCACCAAGGCTGTCAAAATCACTCCGCCGGATCGCGAGACGGATTGGGTGCTAATCTTGCGCAACGGTGGTTGA
- a CDS encoding DUF7453 family protein, protein MSLRTVVALVLTLLTSSCADAMDVRLQTIAATGVYYPEVDATLSRFRMMDIGGPGQMMFHAELQTELDVEQAIFRWDDDALATIVRTGDAVPEGDGKFRQFLRPMQNALGDIAFSAQLTDTPADSGIYLQKAQALHEVVREGEMVSGVTGPAEYYGSWPQLSDAGIIALRSNSISNRIYRGDENGLTIAAPRGLTTPTGGRFNGFFSASNPLINSQGEVAFWTGVDDPGATGVYRTAGSGYVAIATRDNPTSDGRVVQFAHPNAMLPDGRVVVAANYISDPGVSILIGDGVSTTVVAETGDLIPQHGVKLDLGADSGGLLGYITANRSGDVAFAGLLAEGYGDVTSENDLAVIRVVGGEIELLVQEGDAFDNGAMVFRRATSPPAMNDRGSVIFVGELRAGASYVDGLFASVNGAPVELLVATGDSIEVTPGVHKTITELSVFNEVRLNGGDAGWRNTLNEADESYFWAEFADESQALFLVSLDSGVSGDFSGDGVVDGLDFLIWQRDPSIGSLSDWEANYGASATTAAANTVPEPRGMALALVAIFVAVHRRR, encoded by the coding sequence ATGTCCCTGCGGACGGTTGTTGCGCTGGTCTTAACGCTCCTGACTTCTTCGTGCGCCGACGCGATGGATGTCCGGTTGCAGACAATTGCGGCGACCGGGGTCTACTACCCTGAGGTTGATGCGACGTTGTCACGGTTTCGCATGATGGACATCGGCGGACCCGGGCAGATGATGTTCCACGCCGAGCTGCAGACGGAGCTTGACGTAGAGCAGGCCATCTTCCGCTGGGACGACGACGCGTTGGCGACTATTGTCCGCACGGGCGACGCCGTTCCAGAGGGAGACGGCAAGTTCCGGCAATTCTTGCGGCCGATGCAGAATGCTTTGGGTGACATCGCCTTCAGCGCCCAGCTGACCGACACGCCGGCCGACTCGGGCATCTACCTTCAGAAGGCCCAAGCGCTTCATGAGGTGGTCCGCGAAGGCGAGATGGTCAGCGGCGTGACCGGTCCCGCGGAATACTACGGCTCATGGCCGCAGCTGAGTGACGCTGGGATCATCGCCCTCCGCAGCAACAGCATCAGCAACCGCATCTACCGTGGCGACGAGAACGGGCTGACAATCGCCGCGCCCCGTGGTCTAACCACACCGACGGGAGGGAGGTTCAACGGATTTTTCAGCGCGTCGAACCCCCTGATCAACTCTCAGGGAGAGGTCGCCTTCTGGACCGGCGTCGACGACCCCGGCGCCACCGGCGTCTACCGTACTGCGGGTTCCGGGTATGTCGCGATTGCGACTCGCGACAATCCGACCTCCGATGGCCGAGTCGTCCAGTTCGCCCACCCGAACGCGATGCTCCCGGACGGTCGTGTGGTGGTGGCGGCAAACTACATCAGCGACCCCGGCGTGTCGATCTTGATCGGCGACGGGGTTTCCACGACCGTTGTCGCTGAGACAGGTGATCTCATTCCGCAGCACGGAGTGAAACTCGACCTAGGCGCCGACTCTGGGGGGCTGCTGGGGTACATCACCGCGAACCGCTCGGGTGATGTGGCGTTCGCCGGACTACTAGCCGAAGGGTACGGCGACGTCACGTCCGAGAACGATCTCGCGGTGATTCGCGTCGTTGGCGGAGAAATCGAGCTGCTCGTTCAGGAGGGCGATGCCTTCGACAACGGCGCGATGGTTTTCCGCCGCGCGACTAGCCCTCCCGCCATGAATGACCGCGGCTCGGTGATTTTCGTCGGCGAGCTACGGGCGGGCGCGTCATATGTGGATGGGCTGTTCGCCTCGGTCAACGGCGCCCCCGTGGAATTGCTCGTTGCGACGGGCGACTCCATCGAGGTCACGCCCGGCGTTCATAAGACTATCACCGAGCTTTCGGTATTCAACGAGGTCCGCCTCAACGGTGGCGACGCCGGCTGGCGCAATACGCTCAACGAGGCGGACGAATCTTACTTCTGGGCGGAGTTTGCCGACGAGTCGCAAGCGCTATTCCTGGTGTCGTTGGATTCAGGCGTATCGGGCGACTTTTCCGGGGATGGCGTGGTAGACGGGCTCGATTTTCTAATTTGGCAGAGAGATCCAAGCATTGGATCGTTAAGTGATTGGGAAGCGAACTACGGCGCTAGTGCCACCACGGCTGCAGCTAATACTGTCCCCGAGCCGAGGGGTATGGCCCTCGCTCTTGTGGCAATCTTTGTGGCAGTTCACCGCCGTCGCTAA
- a CDS encoding FGGY-family carbohydrate kinase produces the protein MSLILALDQSTSATKAILFDESGCLIDKASADHRQIYPQAGWVEHDPEEIWSNVRAVVAKLAERNSKIRDQIIGLSIANQRETFVVFDRQTGKALHNAIVWQCRRGAPLCEELSSRGGDKLVEERTGLKLDTYFPASKIAWLMRENPLIAAKLQSGEAVIGTIDAFLVHRLTHGEVFATDYTNASRTLLFDVHKLQWDNELCSLFEIPKNALPEVRECNALFGETDVARVLPAKVPICGVMGDSQASLFAQQCYQPGRGKATFGTGTSVMVNVGQKSELSPQGAVLALAWMIDGQPTYALEGLINYSSATIAWLKDQLGLIEVASESEALAREVKDNGGVYLVPAFAGLSAPHWNSDARAAILGMSGHTTKAHIVRAALESIAYQIRDVLDMIRAESGITPQLMQADGGPTRNDFLMQFTADITQLTWNVSSVAESSAFGAAMAGLLGLGTISTLEELERLPREDKQYAPQLSSEKAAELHNEWQAAVRRVL, from the coding sequence ATGAGTCTGATCCTCGCACTCGATCAGAGCACGTCCGCGACCAAGGCAATCCTGTTCGACGAATCAGGCTGCCTGATCGACAAGGCCTCCGCCGATCATCGCCAGATCTATCCCCAAGCTGGCTGGGTCGAACACGACCCCGAGGAGATTTGGAGCAACGTGCGTGCCGTCGTTGCCAAACTCGCGGAGCGGAACAGCAAGATTCGCGATCAGATTATTGGCCTCAGCATTGCCAATCAGAGAGAGACGTTTGTTGTCTTCGATCGGCAAACAGGAAAAGCCCTCCACAACGCCATCGTCTGGCAGTGCCGACGCGGCGCTCCACTGTGCGAAGAACTGAGCAGTCGCGGCGGTGATAAGCTAGTTGAGGAGCGTACGGGTCTCAAGCTGGATACCTATTTTCCTGCCTCGAAAATCGCTTGGCTGATGCGCGAGAACCCGCTAATCGCTGCCAAACTCCAATCCGGCGAAGCGGTCATCGGCACGATCGATGCTTTTCTTGTTCACCGCCTGACCCACGGCGAAGTATTCGCCACCGATTACACCAATGCCAGCCGCACGCTGCTTTTTGATGTTCACAAACTTCAATGGGACAACGAACTGTGCTCGTTGTTTGAGATTCCGAAGAATGCTCTGCCCGAGGTACGTGAATGCAACGCCCTGTTTGGTGAAACAGACGTAGCTCGCGTTCTTCCCGCGAAAGTCCCGATCTGCGGCGTGATGGGAGACTCCCAGGCATCGCTCTTTGCACAGCAGTGTTACCAGCCAGGGAGGGGAAAAGCCACGTTTGGCACTGGCACGTCCGTGATGGTGAACGTGGGCCAAAAGTCTGAGCTTTCTCCACAGGGTGCCGTGTTGGCTTTGGCATGGATGATTGACGGTCAGCCCACCTATGCCTTGGAAGGACTCATCAACTACTCTTCTGCAACGATCGCCTGGCTCAAGGATCAACTGGGACTGATTGAAGTCGCATCCGAGAGCGAGGCACTGGCAAGAGAAGTCAAAGACAACGGCGGGGTCTACCTGGTCCCCGCCTTTGCCGGGCTCAGCGCACCGCATTGGAACTCAGACGCCCGCGCAGCAATCCTGGGCATGAGTGGCCATACGACCAAGGCCCACATCGTGCGAGCAGCACTCGAGTCCATCGCCTATCAAATCCGCGACGTCCTGGACATGATCCGAGCTGAATCTGGAATCACCCCCCAGTTGATGCAGGCCGACGGCGGACCCACTCGAAATGATTTCCTCATGCAGTTTACTGCCGACATCACTCAGCTTACTTGGAACGTCTCAAGCGTAGCCGAGTCCTCCGCTTTTGGCGCCGCGATGGCCGGTTTGCTGGGGTTGGGAACGATATCAACGCTAGAAGAACTAGAGAGACTTCCTCGCGAAGACAAGCAATACGCTCCTCAATTGTCTTCTGAGAAAGCAGCCGAACTTCACAACGAGTGGCAAGCAGCCGTCCGCCGGGTGCTGTAA
- a CDS encoding transketolase family protein, which produces MSAPAPSLFSPEAQAMIAQLGLVRGRANLEEFAATLQELAEQDHQIIAVTSDSRGSGKLGPFGKALPKQIVEVGIAEQNLVGITAGLAAGGKQSFGVSPACFLTARALEQIKNDVCYSDVPATLVGISAGVSYGALGSTHHSLHDLAALRAISNITILVPADNFETRAAIQAAAASPHPVYVRFGKAAMIDLQEPEARFEVGKAITLREGTDVAFIATGETVIHCLLAAEKLAQDGIQARVVSMHTIKPLDEKAILEAGRECRAVVTAEEHSIHGGLGEACAGVLMQAGVAVPLRIVGIPDEDTVTGSQADIFRHYGISMEGLSQTALELLEKSESLA; this is translated from the coding sequence ATGAGTGCTCCCGCTCCTTCGCTGTTTTCTCCCGAAGCCCAGGCCATGATTGCGCAACTTGGGCTGGTGAGAGGCCGCGCCAATCTAGAAGAGTTTGCCGCGACGCTCCAGGAGCTTGCCGAGCAAGACCACCAGATCATTGCCGTCACGAGTGACTCCCGGGGATCTGGAAAACTGGGGCCATTCGGTAAGGCTCTGCCGAAGCAAATCGTTGAAGTTGGCATTGCTGAGCAGAATCTAGTCGGGATCACTGCTGGCTTGGCTGCTGGAGGAAAGCAATCCTTCGGCGTCTCGCCTGCCTGCTTCTTGACTGCCCGCGCGCTGGAGCAGATCAAGAACGATGTCTGCTACTCCGATGTCCCGGCCACATTGGTGGGCATCAGCGCAGGGGTAAGCTATGGTGCCCTGGGGAGCACGCACCACTCGCTGCACGATCTGGCCGCCCTACGAGCAATCTCCAATATCACCATCCTGGTTCCCGCCGATAATTTTGAAACTCGCGCAGCGATCCAAGCTGCCGCTGCCTCTCCCCATCCGGTCTACGTCCGCTTTGGTAAAGCAGCCATGATCGACCTGCAAGAACCCGAGGCAAGATTTGAAGTTGGTAAGGCCATCACCCTGCGAGAAGGCACGGATGTGGCCTTCATCGCCACCGGCGAGACGGTGATCCACTGCTTGCTTGCTGCAGAGAAACTGGCCCAGGATGGCATTCAAGCGAGAGTTGTGAGCATGCATACCATCAAGCCCCTCGACGAAAAAGCAATTCTTGAAGCAGGCCGCGAATGTCGGGCCGTTGTCACTGCGGAAGAACACTCCATTCACGGGGGCTTGGGCGAAGCATGTGCCGGCGTCTTGATGCAGGCTGGTGTGGCAGTGCCGCTGCGGATTGTCGGTATTCCCGATGAAGACACCGTGACCGGCAGCCAGGCCGATATCTTCCGCCACTATGGCATCTCGATGGAAGGGCTCTCTCAGACGGCCCTCGAGCTGCTAGAAAAATCGGAATCGCTCGCATGA